A genome region from Myxococcales bacterium includes the following:
- the dacB gene encoding D-alanyl-D-alanine carboxypeptidase/D-alanyl-D-alanine-endopeptidase has translation MRRVAFGVLAIVALVARDASSDPPAAAPEPAVASLAVKGAAPEMVAAVHALVKDRTLRDAKIGVEVMDLGTGAVLASYGEHVALNPASNAKVFTAAAALSLLHGSFRYHTTLTGALKGAAVDGPLVLRGNGDPSLTTEDLYGLVRQLVAHGARRVDGDIVVDQRFFDGETTPPAFEQQPNEWAYFRAPVSAVAVNENTVTLSVRPTSDGQNAIATFDPPGFVDSEGAIKTRGSGADTVGLALAGSGKRLSAKLSGAVAENARLVRYVRRVEDPTLLAGYALKALLEERGVKVTGEVKLGSGSPKATVLARHESAPLSTLLYALGKQSDNFYAEMVFKTLGGERKGRPAKSADAAAVVTKWLEQGQMLEPGTVIKNGSGLFDANRVTAHGVALVLRDAWQDPSRRAEFVAQLSVGGVDGTLHKRFRTRQKHHAIRAKTGTLDDVIALSGYVLAPPGKNPLAFSIMFNKVSGRGGAARSAADELVEQLHDRLWGH, from the coding sequence GCCCCCGAGATGGTGGCCGCGGTCCACGCCCTCGTGAAGGACCGCACCCTCCGCGACGCGAAGATCGGCGTCGAGGTGATGGACCTCGGCACGGGCGCGGTGCTCGCCTCCTACGGGGAGCACGTCGCGCTGAACCCCGCGTCGAACGCGAAGGTCTTCACGGCGGCCGCGGCGCTCTCGCTCTTGCACGGATCGTTTCGCTACCACACCACGCTGACCGGGGCGCTGAAAGGCGCCGCGGTGGACGGCCCGCTCGTTCTCCGTGGCAACGGCGATCCGTCGCTCACCACCGAGGACCTCTACGGCCTCGTCCGCCAGCTCGTCGCGCATGGCGCGCGCCGCGTCGACGGCGACATCGTGGTCGATCAGCGCTTCTTCGACGGCGAGACGACGCCGCCCGCGTTCGAGCAACAGCCGAACGAGTGGGCGTACTTCCGCGCGCCGGTGAGCGCGGTCGCGGTGAACGAGAACACCGTCACGCTCTCGGTGCGCCCCACGTCCGACGGACAAAACGCCATCGCCACCTTCGACCCCCCGGGGTTCGTCGACTCCGAGGGCGCCATCAAGACCCGCGGCTCAGGGGCGGACACCGTCGGCCTCGCCCTCGCCGGCAGCGGCAAGCGCCTCTCCGCCAAGCTGTCCGGCGCGGTCGCCGAGAACGCGCGCCTCGTACGGTACGTGCGCCGCGTCGAGGACCCGACGCTCCTGGCCGGCTACGCGCTGAAGGCGCTCCTCGAGGAGCGCGGCGTGAAGGTCACGGGCGAGGTGAAGCTCGGCAGCGGGTCGCCCAAAGCCACCGTGCTCGCGCGCCACGAGTCGGCGCCGCTGTCGACGCTGCTCTACGCGCTCGGCAAGCAGAGCGACAATTTCTACGCCGAGATGGTCTTCAAGACCCTCGGCGGCGAACGCAAGGGGCGCCCCGCGAAGAGCGCCGACGCGGCCGCGGTGGTCACGAAGTGGCTCGAACAAGGGCAAATGCTCGAGCCCGGCACGGTCATCAAGAACGGCTCCGGCCTCTTCGACGCGAACCGGGTCACCGCGCACGGCGTGGCGCTCGTGCTCCGCGACGCCTGGCAAGACCCCTCGCGACGCGCGGAGTTCGTCGCGCAGCTCTCGGTGGGCGGGGTCGACGGCACCCTCCACAAGCGCTTCCGCACGCGCCAGAAGCACCACGCGATCCGCGCCAAGACCGGCACGCTCGACGACGTCATCGCGCTCTCCGGCTACGTGCTCGCCCCCCCCGGCAAGAACCCGCTCGCGTTCTCGATCATGTTCAACAAGGTCTCCGGGCGCGGCGGGGCGGCGCGGTCGGCAGCAGACGAGCTCGTCGAGCAGCTCCACGACCGGCTCTGGGGCCACTGA